A window of the bacterium genome harbors these coding sequences:
- a CDS encoding isoleucine--tRNA ligase: protein MARRDHGPTAYPEFPRRATELELEILQQWRDEDLFRRTLEATEGREEFVFYEGPPTANGRPGLHHVLSRSIKDLFCRYQTMRGKHVTRIAGWDTHGLPVEIEAEKALGISGKREIEAVGVARFNEVCRESVFVYKEEWERLSERMGYWLDYSRPYITFSADYIESVWWILGQLHERGLIYRGYKSVPYCPRCGTALSSHEVALGYEEVLDPSLYFLAPVTGPRGESDPEGRAFLVWTTTPWTLPANTALAVHPALEYLEVEHDGRGLILAASRAEEVLGSGLRVRRRYMGRELIGLRYERPFDLDPSQPAAATPVTWTVVGEEFVSAEEGTGVVHLAPAFGADDFEAGVRHGLPLFQPVDDAARFKPGLGFVEGLFVKAADDLLVKDLEARGLVFRSTLEPHAYPHCWRCSSPLIYMARDSWYIRTTAVRAAMIANNRAVRWHPPEVGAGRFGEWLASNVDWALSRARYWGTPLPIWVCERDPEHWEVIGSYAELRQRAGRLPVPEGGGLDPHRPWIDELHWPCERCGGEMRRTPDVMDVWFDSGAMPYAQWHYPFENRAEWRRHFPADFICEGVDQTRGWFYSLMAISTMLGHGPPYRNVVVNDLLLDAEGQKMSKSRGNVVDPWEAIGEFGVDAIRWYFATVSQPWVPKRFDPRALRDSSRRMFDTLANTYRFFSLYANAEGWAPSAADPEPAERPVLDRWILSRLTGLVASVRAELDAYELTRAARAIGDFVVDDLSNWYVRRSRDRFYRSGDAPDTRAAFRTLYDTLVAVVGLLAPYTPFHADWLHRALRGGASVHLAPFPEPDASLRDGGLEARMEAVRVLARLGRAARERVRIRVRQPLRVAYAVLPGGGGLEAELVEVLEQELNLKEVRFLQRAEEVMELRAVPDYRVLGKRFGPRTAQAAEAIRALPPERLWAWKRGAELGIVVDGEGHALTGEEFEITQAARGDLVLESDAGYALALDPTLDPSLKREGLARELVHRIQTARRQAGLAVTDRIHLGIFGVSEVVEAARLHEAFIARETLAVDVATGSTRPEGRFAFTSDVEIDGWTVHLGLAVA from the coding sequence ATGGCTCGCCGGGACCACGGCCCCACGGCCTACCCGGAGTTCCCCAGGCGAGCGACGGAGCTGGAGCTGGAGATCCTCCAGCAGTGGCGGGACGAGGACCTCTTCCGCCGCACGCTCGAGGCGACGGAAGGGCGGGAGGAGTTCGTCTTCTACGAAGGGCCGCCCACCGCCAACGGGCGGCCCGGTCTGCATCATGTGCTGAGCCGCAGCATCAAGGACCTGTTTTGCCGGTACCAGACGATGCGCGGCAAGCACGTGACGCGCATCGCGGGCTGGGACACGCACGGCTTGCCGGTCGAGATCGAAGCGGAGAAGGCGCTGGGGATCAGCGGTAAACGGGAGATCGAGGCGGTCGGCGTCGCGCGCTTCAACGAGGTGTGCCGGGAGAGCGTGTTCGTCTACAAGGAGGAGTGGGAGCGGCTCTCCGAGCGCATGGGCTACTGGCTCGACTATTCGAGGCCGTACATCACGTTCAGCGCCGACTACATCGAGAGCGTCTGGTGGATCCTGGGGCAACTGCACGAGCGGGGACTGATCTACCGGGGCTACAAGAGCGTGCCGTACTGCCCGCGGTGCGGCACGGCGCTCAGCTCCCACGAAGTGGCGCTCGGTTACGAGGAGGTGCTGGACCCGTCCCTCTACTTCCTGGCGCCGGTGACCGGCCCGCGCGGGGAAAGTGATCCGGAAGGACGCGCATTTCTGGTCTGGACGACGACGCCCTGGACGCTGCCGGCGAACACGGCGCTCGCGGTGCATCCGGCGCTGGAGTACCTCGAGGTGGAGCACGACGGCCGCGGGCTGATCCTCGCGGCTTCGCGGGCCGAGGAGGTCCTGGGTTCCGGACTGCGCGTGCGGCGGCGCTACATGGGCCGTGAGTTGATCGGGCTGCGCTACGAGCGGCCGTTCGATCTGGATCCGAGCCAGCCGGCAGCGGCCACGCCCGTGACGTGGACGGTGGTGGGCGAGGAGTTCGTGAGCGCGGAGGAGGGGACCGGCGTGGTGCACCTCGCGCCGGCGTTCGGCGCGGACGACTTCGAGGCGGGTGTGCGACACGGGCTGCCGTTGTTCCAGCCCGTGGACGACGCTGCCCGCTTCAAGCCCGGACTCGGGTTCGTCGAGGGGCTGTTCGTCAAGGCCGCGGACGATCTGCTGGTGAAGGACCTCGAAGCCCGCGGTCTGGTCTTTCGCTCCACGCTGGAGCCGCACGCGTACCCGCACTGCTGGCGCTGCTCGAGTCCGTTGATCTACATGGCGCGGGACTCGTGGTACATCCGCACGACGGCGGTCCGTGCCGCGATGATCGCGAACAACCGTGCGGTGCGCTGGCACCCGCCGGAGGTCGGGGCGGGGCGTTTCGGGGAGTGGCTGGCGAGCAATGTGGATTGGGCGCTGTCCCGGGCGCGCTACTGGGGCACTCCGCTGCCGATCTGGGTCTGCGAGCGAGACCCGGAACACTGGGAGGTGATCGGCTCCTATGCCGAGCTGCGGCAGCGGGCCGGGCGGCTGCCGGTGCCGGAGGGTGGCGGGCTGGATCCGCACAGGCCGTGGATCGACGAGCTGCACTGGCCGTGCGAGCGGTGTGGCGGCGAAATGCGCCGCACGCCCGACGTGATGGACGTGTGGTTCGACTCCGGGGCGATGCCGTACGCGCAATGGCACTACCCGTTCGAGAACCGGGCGGAGTGGCGGCGGCATTTCCCGGCAGATTTCATCTGCGAGGGCGTGGACCAGACGCGTGGCTGGTTCTACTCGCTGATGGCGATCTCGACGATGCTGGGGCACGGGCCGCCGTACCGCAACGTGGTGGTGAACGATCTGCTGCTGGACGCGGAAGGGCAGAAGATGTCCAAGTCCCGCGGCAACGTGGTGGACCCGTGGGAAGCCATCGGCGAGTTCGGCGTCGATGCGATCCGGTGGTACTTCGCGACGGTCAGTCAGCCGTGGGTGCCCAAGCGCTTCGACCCGCGCGCGCTCCGCGACTCCTCACGCCGGATGTTCGACACGCTGGCGAACACGTACCGCTTCTTTTCGCTGTATGCGAACGCCGAGGGCTGGGCGCCGTCGGCAGCCGATCCCGAGCCGGCGGAGCGGCCGGTGCTGGACCGGTGGATCCTGTCCCGGCTCACCGGCCTGGTGGCGTCCGTGCGCGCGGAGCTGGACGCGTACGAGCTGACGCGCGCTGCGCGGGCGATCGGCGACTTCGTCGTGGACGACCTGTCGAACTGGTACGTGCGGCGGAGCCGCGACCGGTTCTACCGGAGTGGAGACGCGCCGGACACGCGAGCGGCGTTCCGGACGCTCTACGACACGCTGGTGGCGGTGGTCGGGTTGCTGGCGCCCTACACCCCGTTCCATGCGGACTGGCTGCACCGCGCCCTGCGGGGCGGCGCGTCGGTCCACCTTGCGCCGTTCCCGGAACCCGATGCTTCGCTGCGCGACGGAGGACTGGAAGCGCGGATGGAGGCGGTCCGGGTGCTGGCGCGGCTGGGGAGAGCGGCGCGGGAGCGGGTCCGGATCCGGGTGCGGCAGCCGCTCCGGGTCGCGTACGCCGTGCTCCCCGGGGGCGGCGGCCTCGAGGCGGAACTCGTCGAGGTGCTCGAGCAGGAGTTGAACCTCAAGGAGGTTCGATTCCTGCAGCGGGCCGAGGAGGTGATGGAGCTCCGGGCGGTGCCGGACTACCGTGTTCTGGGCAAGAGGTTCGGTCCGCGGACGGCGCAGGCGGCGGAGGCGATCCGGGCGCTCCCGCCGGAGCGGCTGTGGGCGTGGAAGCGCGGCGCCGAGTTGGGGATCGTGGTGGACGGGGAAGGCCATGCGTTGACGGGCGAAGAGTTCGAGATCACGCAGGCGGCGCGAGGCGACCTCGTCCTGGAGAGCGATGCCGGCTACGCGCTCGCGTTGGATCCGACGCTGGACCCCTCCCTGAAGAGGGAGGGGCTGGCCCGGGAGCTGGTCCACCGCATCCAGACGGCGCGGCGGCAGGCGGGCCTCGCGGTGACGGACCGTATCCATCTCGGCATCTTCGGGGTATCCGAAGTTGTCGAGGCAGCGCGGTTGCACGAGGCCTTCATCGCGCGAGAGACCCTCGCCGTGGATGTGGCCACCGGCAGCACGCGGCCGGAGGGACGGTTCGCCTTCACCAGCGACGTGGAGATCGACGGTTGGACGGTGCACCTCGGGCTGGCGGTCGCATGA
- the lspA gene encoding signal peptidase II: protein MAERSGSPGSRRCPTRRCVSRARPFRKREEGERVDAVSTRGVGATVQSWVGSKAALFLLVAGTVLGVDIVTKLVVQQSLHLYQQVPLIGDYVRLTYIYNPGAAFGIHLGPYSRVVFLALSVVALVALGGMYWVTPVHDRARLTAIALICGGAVGNLLDRIRSEHGVVDFLDVGVGDIRWPVFNIADIAVTMGAIFLALSLWREEREDERAGA, encoded by the coding sequence GTGGCGGAGAGATCGGGTTCGCCCGGCTCGAGGCGCTGCCCCACACGGCGTTGTGTATCTCGTGCCAGACCCTTCAGGAAGCGGGAGGAGGGTGAGCGTGTGGATGCGGTGAGCACGCGAGGCGTGGGAGCGACGGTGCAGTCGTGGGTCGGGAGCAAGGCCGCGCTGTTCCTGCTGGTCGCGGGGACGGTGCTGGGTGTGGACATCGTCACGAAGCTGGTGGTGCAACAGTCGCTGCACCTCTACCAGCAGGTGCCGCTGATCGGCGACTACGTGCGGCTGACGTACATCTACAACCCGGGCGCGGCGTTCGGCATCCACCTCGGCCCGTACTCGCGCGTGGTCTTCCTGGCGCTGTCCGTCGTCGCGCTCGTGGCGCTGGGCGGGATGTACTGGGTGACGCCGGTCCACGACAGGGCGCGGCTCACGGCCATCGCGCTGATCTGCGGCGGCGCCGTCGGAAACCTGCTGGACCGGATCCGGTCGGAGCACGGCGTCGTAGACTTCCTCGATGTCGGCGTGGGGGACATCCGCTGGCCCGTGTTCAACATCGCCGACATCGCGGTGACGATGGGCGCGATCTTCCTCGCGCTCTCGCTGTGGCGGGAGGAGCGGGAGGATGAGCGGGCCGGCGCATGA
- a CDS encoding RNA pseudouridine synthase, which yields MSGPAHDAAVERQTLRVEEAGAERLDRYLARRLPELSRSRIARLLEAGLIRLNGQPARKSERVAPGDIIEVEFPAPEPSGLSPEAIPVPIVYQDRDLAVVDKPAGLVVHPAPGHARGTLVHALLHHLGDLSGVGGVLRPGIVHRLDRDTSGLLLVAKNDAAHRALAEALKRREVRRVYTVAAWGHLDRDEIVVDAPIGRSRSDRKRMAVVEGGRPARTRLRRLERWRAADLLRAELETGRTHQIRVHLAAIGHPVVGDRTYGARAERGISGPDRAWAQALARRVPRQFLHATELAFRHPSTGEWLVFHSPLPPELAAAAEWARSTSTAS from the coding sequence ATGAGCGGGCCGGCGCATGACGCGGCGGTCGAGCGGCAGACGCTGCGGGTCGAGGAGGCGGGGGCCGAGCGGCTGGACCGCTACCTGGCGCGGCGGCTGCCGGAGCTCTCGCGCTCGCGGATCGCGCGGCTCCTCGAGGCGGGCCTCATCCGGCTGAACGGCCAGCCTGCGCGCAAGAGCGAGCGCGTCGCCCCGGGCGACATCATCGAAGTGGAGTTCCCCGCGCCCGAGCCCAGCGGACTCTCGCCGGAAGCGATTCCCGTCCCGATCGTCTACCAGGACCGCGACCTGGCGGTGGTCGACAAGCCGGCCGGCCTGGTCGTGCACCCTGCCCCTGGGCATGCGAGGGGAACGCTGGTGCATGCGCTGCTGCATCACCTGGGAGACCTGTCGGGGGTGGGCGGGGTGCTGCGGCCCGGGATCGTGCACCGGCTGGATCGCGACACTTCGGGCCTCCTACTCGTTGCGAAGAACGACGCCGCGCACCGCGCGCTCGCGGAGGCGCTCAAGCGCCGCGAGGTGCGGCGTGTGTACACCGTCGCGGCGTGGGGGCACCTCGACCGGGACGAGATCGTTGTGGACGCCCCGATCGGGCGCTCGCGTTCGGACCGGAAGCGCATGGCGGTGGTGGAAGGCGGGCGTCCAGCCCGCACGCGCCTGCGGCGCCTGGAGCGGTGGCGAGCCGCAGACCTGCTGCGGGCAGAGCTGGAGACGGGGCGGACCCACCAGATCCGGGTTCACCTGGCGGCGATCGGGCATCCGGTGGTCGGCGATCGAACCTACGGTGCCCGGGCGGAGCGAGGGATCAGCGGCCCGGATCGGGCCTGGGCGCAGGCGCTCGCGCGGCGCGTCCCTCGCCAGTTCCTGCACGCCACGGAGCTCGCGTTCCGGCACCCCAGCACCGGAGAGTGGTTGGTGTTCCACAGCCCGCTCCCGCCGGAACTGGCCGCGGCGGCGGAGTGGGCCCGGAGCACATCGACGGCCTCCTAG
- a CDS encoding two-component system response regulator → MQRTVLICDDAIFMRTVLGDILREAGFDVVGEAETGREAVEKYRELHPDLVTMDIVMPDMGGIEAVREIIKEDPQARIVMCSAMGQQALVIEAIQAGARDFIVKPFQPARVLEAVQRVLG, encoded by the coding sequence ATGCAACGAACGGTACTGATCTGCGACGACGCGATCTTCATGCGGACCGTGCTGGGCGACATTCTGCGCGAGGCGGGCTTCGACGTCGTGGGCGAAGCGGAGACCGGCAGGGAAGCCGTCGAGAAGTATCGCGAGCTCCACCCGGATCTGGTGACGATGGACATCGTCATGCCGGACATGGGTGGGATCGAAGCGGTGCGTGAGATCATCAAGGAGGACCCGCAGGCGCGCATCGTGATGTGCAGCGCGATGGGGCAGCAGGCGCTGGTGATCGAAGCGATCCAGGCGGGTGCACGTGACTTCATCGTGAAGCCGTTCCAGCCGGCGCGGGTGCTGGAGGCAGTTCAGCGGGTGCTCGGCTGA
- a CDS encoding CheY-P-specific phosphatase CheC yields the protein MIDVRELDALQLDGLREVANIGAGHAATALSQLTNRRITVQVPEIRVVPLEAVPELIGKPDQVIAAVVMQVLGDLTGRTVQVFPGTTASRLAGILLGREYVPFPEGFGEIEQSALREAGNILAGAYLNALSEMLGMLLLSSVPSLAVDMAAAVLTASVLNLGVVDDPVLCIDTLFQIDEHRESARGHFLLLPDNASLRVILRAIRLETA from the coding sequence ATGATCGACGTCCGCGAGCTGGACGCGCTCCAACTGGATGGGCTCCGTGAGGTCGCCAACATCGGCGCCGGCCACGCAGCGACGGCGCTGTCTCAACTGACGAACCGGCGGATCACGGTCCAGGTGCCGGAGATCAGGGTGGTGCCGCTGGAGGCGGTGCCGGAGCTGATCGGCAAGCCGGACCAGGTGATCGCTGCGGTCGTGATGCAGGTCCTGGGCGACCTGACGGGGCGGACGGTCCAGGTGTTCCCGGGAACGACGGCGAGCCGCCTGGCGGGGATCCTCCTGGGGCGCGAGTACGTCCCGTTTCCCGAAGGGTTCGGGGAGATCGAGCAGTCGGCGTTGCGGGAGGCCGGAAACATCCTCGCTGGCGCCTACCTCAACGCCCTCTCCGAGATGCTGGGGATGCTCCTGCTCTCGTCGGTGCCGAGTCTGGCGGTGGACATGGCGGCCGCGGTGCTGACGGCGAGCGTCCTGAATCTCGGCGTCGTGGATGATCCCGTGCTCTGCATCGACACGCTGTTCCAGATCGACGAGCACCGGGAGAGCGCGCGCGGTCACTTCCTCCTGCTGCCGGACAACGCATCGCTGCGCGTGATCCTGCGTGCGATCCGGCTGGAGACGGCATGA
- a CDS encoding gliding-motility protein MglA: MALVSHATREITCKIVYYGPGRSGKTTNLQHVHAKTPAARRGQLVSLATDTDRTLFFDFLPLDLGSISGYRTRLQLYTVPGQVYYNSTRKLVLRGADGVVFVADSQPQQLEENIESLRNLHENLIEQGTDVRDVPMVIQFNKQDLPGAMPAAELDDILNFRGVPSICASALSGWGVFETLRAISELTLRRVALSLRRRVTPGA, translated from the coding sequence ATGGCGCTGGTCAGCCACGCCACCCGGGAGATCACTTGCAAGATCGTCTACTACGGCCCGGGGCGGTCGGGGAAGACGACGAATCTGCAGCATGTCCACGCGAAGACGCCGGCCGCTCGCCGGGGACAGCTCGTCTCGCTGGCGACGGACACGGATCGCACGCTGTTCTTCGACTTCCTGCCGCTGGACCTCGGCTCGATCTCGGGCTACCGGACCCGGCTGCAGCTCTACACGGTTCCCGGGCAGGTCTACTACAACTCGACGCGGAAGCTCGTGCTGCGCGGCGCCGACGGGGTGGTGTTCGTCGCGGACTCGCAACCCCAGCAGCTCGAAGAGAACATCGAGAGCCTGCGGAACCTGCACGAGAACCTGATCGAGCAGGGAACGGACGTGCGGGACGTGCCCATGGTCATCCAGTTCAACAAGCAAGACCTGCCGGGGGCGATGCCGGCCGCCGAGCTGGACGACATTCTCAATTTCAGGGGCGTCCCGTCCATCTGCGCGTCGGCGCTGAGTGGCTGGGGCGTGTTCGAGACGCTGCGGGCGATCAGTGAGCTGACGCTGCGGCGAGTGGCGCTATCGCTCCGGCGGCGGGTGACGCCGGGAGCGTGA
- a CDS encoding chemotaxis protein CheR — protein sequence MWPGRRTRGWTALPLAYGDLDEADARELQALKKQVEEDSGLRCDGYKEKCLRRRIAVRMRARGVHRYADYAALLRSDPSEYDRLLAAIVINVSKFFRNFEVWEALRERVVPALLDLDERPLRIWSAGTAGGEEAHSIAILFLEALGGAGSDDPRLEQIRVLGTDIDGESLEVARRGEYGELALSEMPAQMRARWFEGEKPWRLRPEPRRMVEFRTLDLMRDPFPQGQHLILCRNVIIYFERAVQEELFIRFRDALAPGGYLVLGKVETIFGPAAASFRQVAPRERIYQRA from the coding sequence ATGTGGCCGGGTAGACGGACGCGTGGCTGGACGGCGCTGCCGCTGGCGTACGGGGACCTCGACGAAGCGGATGCGCGGGAGCTCCAGGCGCTGAAAAAGCAGGTGGAGGAGGACTCCGGCCTGCGCTGCGATGGTTACAAAGAGAAGTGCCTGCGTCGCAGGATCGCGGTGCGCATGCGAGCGCGGGGCGTGCATCGGTACGCGGATTACGCGGCGTTGCTCCGCTCCGATCCCAGCGAGTACGACCGGCTGCTCGCGGCGATCGTGATCAACGTCAGCAAGTTCTTCCGAAACTTCGAAGTGTGGGAGGCGCTGAGGGAGCGGGTGGTGCCCGCGCTGCTGGATTTGGATGAACGTCCTCTCAGGATCTGGAGCGCGGGGACGGCGGGCGGAGAGGAGGCCCATTCGATCGCGATCCTGTTCCTGGAGGCGCTGGGGGGTGCGGGGAGTGACGATCCGCGCCTCGAGCAAATCCGCGTACTGGGCACGGACATCGATGGCGAGAGCCTCGAGGTCGCCCGTCGTGGCGAGTACGGTGAGCTCGCGCTGAGCGAGATGCCGGCGCAGATGCGCGCGCGCTGGTTCGAGGGCGAGAAGCCGTGGCGGCTCCGGCCGGAGCCGCGGCGGATGGTCGAATTCCGGACGCTGGACCTGATGCGGGATCCGTTCCCGCAGGGTCAGCACCTGATCCTCTGTCGCAATGTGATCATCTACTTCGAGCGGGCGGTGCAGGAAGAGCTGTTCATACGCTTCCGGGATGCGCTCGCGCCGGGGGGATACCTGGTCCTGGGGAAGGTGGAGACGATCTTCGGCCCGGCGGCTGCGTCTTTCCGGCAAGTCGCCCCACGTGAAAGGATCTACCAACGGGCATGA
- a CDS encoding chemotaxis response regulator protein-glutamate methylesterase — MSAGNTGARSTFTPPTDESWCDRCVTPMSPYERVRPGTRPATVLVVEDSALMRRLVVDLIEGSGEFRVVAEARTGYEAIRLVHERDPDLITLDLELPDLGGLETLGYIMSEAPRPVIILSAHSGAEQTFRALDYGAVDFVVKPGGDEQTQVEGLRHRLLEALRAAAVAQLANLPVVVPERAARGARRAHRAAGVGAPAADDAAPYAVAVAASTGGPRALATLVSRLPEGLPAAVFVVQHMPARFTRSLAERLNAASALPVAEARPDEPARAGRVYVAPGGVHMTLARRDGRITLRLEETEPVWGVRPAADVLFAAVARHFGPRSCGVVLTGMGRDGTEGLRAIREVGGWTIAQDRETSVIYGMPRSAAQFAREVLPIDRIADAIAERVASRVGGRG, encoded by the coding sequence ATGTCGGCGGGGAACACGGGCGCTCGGTCTACGTTCACGCCGCCGACGGACGAATCCTGGTGCGATCGGTGCGTCACGCCGATGTCACCCTATGAGCGGGTGCGTCCGGGCACGCGTCCGGCCACGGTGCTGGTGGTCGAGGACAGCGCGCTCATGCGGCGGCTCGTGGTCGACCTCATCGAAGGATCGGGCGAGTTCCGCGTCGTGGCGGAGGCGCGCACGGGCTACGAGGCGATCCGTCTGGTCCATGAGAGAGACCCCGACCTGATCACACTGGACCTCGAGCTCCCGGATCTCGGCGGCCTCGAGACACTGGGCTACATCATGAGCGAGGCGCCGAGGCCGGTGATCATCCTCTCGGCGCACAGCGGCGCGGAGCAGACGTTCCGTGCGCTGGACTACGGCGCGGTGGATTTCGTGGTGAAGCCGGGCGGAGATGAGCAGACCCAGGTCGAAGGTCTCCGCCACCGGCTGCTCGAGGCGTTGCGTGCGGCAGCCGTCGCCCAGCTCGCCAACCTGCCCGTGGTCGTGCCCGAGCGCGCGGCGCGTGGGGCGCGGCGCGCGCATCGAGCGGCGGGTGTCGGCGCGCCGGCGGCGGACGACGCAGCGCCGTACGCCGTTGCGGTCGCGGCGTCGACGGGCGGGCCGCGGGCGCTCGCCACGCTGGTGTCACGACTGCCGGAAGGTCTCCCCGCCGCGGTCTTCGTCGTCCAGCACATGCCTGCGCGCTTCACACGCTCGCTGGCCGAGCGTCTGAACGCGGCCAGTGCACTGCCCGTGGCAGAAGCGAGGCCGGATGAGCCGGCACGGGCCGGGCGTGTGTACGTTGCTCCCGGCGGTGTGCACATGACGCTGGCGCGGAGAGACGGCAGGATCACGCTACGGCTCGAGGAAACCGAGCCCGTGTGGGGGGTACGACCTGCGGCGGACGTGCTGTTCGCGGCCGTCGCACGCCACTTCGGCCCGCGGAGCTGCGGCGTCGTGCTGACCGGCATGGGCCGGGACGGCACGGAAGGGTTGAGGGCGATCCGCGAAGTGGGCGGCTGGACCATCGCCCAGGACCGCGAGACGTCCGTGATCTATGGCATGCCGCGATCGGCCGCGCAGTTCGCGCGGGAGGTGCTGCCGATCGACCGTATCGCCGATGCGATCGCGGAACGAGTTGCGAGTCGCGTGGGAGGGCGTGGATGA